One genomic region from Bacteroidales bacterium WCE2008 encodes:
- a CDS encoding GTP cyclohydrolase I encodes MAYHREDRYDEDVTAEIAVHVKEILRLIGEDPEREGLLKTPERVAKALQYMTKGYGENGEMIVTSALFDEEYRQMVLVKDIELYSTCEHHMMPFIGKAHVAYIPNGKITGLSKVARVVDTYARRLQVQERLTVQIRDCLQESLHPLGVAVVIEAMHTCMKLRGVEKSNSITTTSAFSGVFLRDARTRNEFLNLISTK; translated from the coding sequence ATGGCATATCATAGAGAAGATAGATACGACGAGGACGTAACTGCGGAAATCGCGGTGCACGTCAAGGAGATTCTGCGCCTGATAGGCGAGGATCCGGAGAGAGAGGGACTTCTCAAGACCCCGGAAAGGGTCGCTAAAGCCCTTCAGTACATGACCAAGGGTTATGGCGAGAACGGCGAGATGATTGTCACCTCCGCGCTTTTCGACGAGGAATACCGCCAGATGGTTCTGGTAAAGGATATTGAGCTCTACTCGACATGCGAGCACCATATGATGCCGTTCATCGGCAAGGCCCATGTCGCCTACATCCCAAACGGCAAGATAACCGGCCTCAGCAAGGTGGCCAGGGTAGTGGATACATACGCCCGCAGGCTCCAGGTACAGGAGAGGCTTACGGTGCAGATCCGCGACTGCCTCCAGGAGTCCCTCCATCCGCTCGGAGTGGCCGTGGTGATCGAGGCCATGCATACGTGCATGAAGCTTCGCGGAGTCGAGAAGTCTAATTCCATAACTACGACTTCGGCGTTCTCGGGGGTCTTCCTCAGAGATGCAAGGACAAGGAACGAGTTCCTCAATCTTATCAGTACTAAGTAA